CGTGAACCAGACCGCCTTGCCGTGCGCGGTGGGGCGGTGACCGCAGTCGCTGCTGAGCGCCCGGATCAGGAAAAGGCCGCGGCCGTGCTCCTGCCAGGGGTCGACCCCCACCTCCGGGTCCGGGCAGACCAGCTCACCGGGGCGGGCGGGCTGGGAGTCGTGCACCTCGATCTGGCAGCCGCCGGGCGCCGAGAGCAGCTCGACGACCAGCTCGATGGGGCCCGCGCCGGTGGTGTGCTCGACGGCGTTGGCGACGAGCTCGGCGGTGAGCAGCTCCGCCGTCTCGCTGTCGGGGCGGCCGGCGGCCCCGGGGTCGATGTCGGTGAGCGCGGTACGGACCAGGGCGCGGGCGATCGGCACGG
The DNA window shown above is from Streptomyces vietnamensis and carries:
- a CDS encoding ATP-binding protein; the encoded protein is MPEATGSAAVSSGIDTTGPATSWRIRLPHTTAAVPIARALVRTALTDIDPGAAGRPDSETAELLTAELVANAVEHTTGAGPIELVVELLSAPGGCQIEVHDSQPARPGELVCPDPEVGVDPWQEHGRGLFLIRALSSDCGHRPTAHGKAVWFTLPGIPAQRRHP